The following DNA comes from Mycolicibacterium aromaticivorans JS19b1 = JCM 16368.
GGATCCTCGACTACGACCCCAGCTATCAATGGGTGATCGTCAGTGATCCGACCGGCTTCTCCGGCTACATCCTCACCCGGGACCAGTCCATCTCGAGCGACGAGTACAGCGCGTTGGTGACCCGGGCCCGCCAACTCGGGGTGTGGGGGCCGATCACCCGGACGCGGCAGTACCCGACGACCGTCAGCGTCTGAGGTGGTCCAACCGGCAATTTTCCACACCAAACGCCGCGTTATCCCTTGACGGAAAGGCGCAAACGGGTCAGTCTGTTCTCCAGCATGTGTGCATGGGTAGCTAGATCGCCAGCCAGCGCCAGCCCGCCCGGCATGAGCCTGTTGAGGAATGCGCCGTCTTCCGCTATTGTTGGACGTTGCGCTGGCTGCCTCCTGCCCACCTCAACCTGCACCTGACACCACCGGTCCTCAAGTCTGAGTAACGACATTCCAGCTCGAGACCTGTTTGCATGTCGCGTGCGTCCGGGGAAAGGCCGGGCCTCGAGTAGGCCAGCCGAACCGACGCAGATATCGCGACCTCCCGGATGCTTCCGGTCTGTCGCATTAGGTGCTGGAAGGATGCATCTTGGCAGTCTCTAGCCAGAGCAAAACGACTACTACTTCTAACTCCGTTCCCGGAGCACCAAAACGAATTTCCTTCGCGAAGCTGCGCGAGCCGCTAGAAGTACCCGGCCTGCTCGACGTCCAAACGGAGTCGTTCGAGTGGCTGATCGGCTCGCCGCGCTGGCGTGCGATCGCAGAGGCTCGCGGTGACGTCAACCCGGTGGGTGGCCTCGAAGAGGTGCTCACCGAGCTGTCGCCGATCGAGGACTTCTCCGGCTCGATGTCGCTGAGCTTCTCCGACCCGCGTTTCGACGAGGTCAAGGCTCCGGTCGACGAGTGTAAAGACAAGGACATGACGTACGCGGCTCCGCTGTTCGTCACTGCCGAGTTCATCAACAACAACACCGGCGAGATCAAGAGCCAGACGGTCTTCATGGGTGACTTCCCGATGATGACCGAGAAGGGCACCTTCATCATCAACGGCACCGAGCGTGTCGTGGTGAGCCAGCTGGTCCGGTCCCCGGGTGTGTACTTCGACGACAGCATCGACAAGTCCACCGAGAAGACGCTGCACAGCGTCAAGGTGATCCCCGGCCGCGGTGCGTGGCTGGAATTCGACGTCGACAAGCGCGACACCGTGGGTGTGCGTATCGACCGCAAGCGCCGCCAGCCGGTCACCGTGCTGCTCAAGGCGCTCGGGTGGACCAACGAGCAGATCCGGGAGCGCTTCGGCTTCTCCGAGATCATGATGTCGACGCTGGAGAAGGACAACACCGCAGGCACCGATGAGGCGCTGCTGGACATCTACCGGAAGCTGCGCCCGGGCGAACCGCCGACCAAGGAGTCGGCGCAGACCCTGCTGGAGAACCTGTTCTTCAAGGACAAGCGCTACGACCTGGCCCGGGTGGGTCGCTACAAGGTCAACAAGAAGCTGGGCCTCAACGCGGGCCAGCCGATCACCAGCTCGACGCTGACCGAAGAGGACATCGTCGCGACCATCGAGTACCTGGTGCGCCTGCACGAGGGCCAGACGGTCATGACGGCGCCTGGCGGTGTTGAAGTACCGGTCGAGGTCGATGACATCGATCACTTCGGCAACCGTCGCCTGCGTACCGTCGGCGAGCTGATCCAGAACCAGATCCGGGTCGGCCTGTCCCGCATGGAGCGTGTCGTCCGCGAGCGGATGACCACTCAGGACGTCGAGGCGATCACGCCGCAGACCCTGATCAACATCCGTCCCGTCGTGGCGGCGATCAAGGAGTTCTTCGGCACCAGCCAGCTGTCGCAGTTCATGGACCAGAACAACCCGCTGTCGGGTCTGACCCACAAGCGCCGCCTGTCGGCGCTGGGCCCGGGTGGTCTGTCCCGTGAGCGCGCCGGCCTCGAGGTCCGCGACGTGCACTCCAGCCACTACGGCCGGATGTGCCCGATCGAGACTCCTGAGGGTCCGAACATCGGTTTGATCGGTTCGCTGTCGGTGTACGCCCGGGTGAACCCGTTCGGCTTCATCGAGACGCCGTACCGCAAGGTCGAGGGCGGCAAGGTCACCGACGAGATCCACTACCTGACCGCCGACGAGGAGGACCGCCACGTCGTTGCGCAGGCCAACTCGCCGACCGACGCCGACGGCCGCTTCACCGAGAGCAAGGTGCTGGTCCGTCGTAAGGGCGGCGAGGTCGAGTACGTCGACGCCACCGAGGTCGACTTCATGGACGTCTCGCCGCGCCAGATGGTGTCGGTCGCGACGGCGATGATCCCGTTCCTCGAGCACGACGACGCCAACCGGGCCCTGATGGGTGCCAACATGCAGCGCCAGGCTGTTCCGCTGGTGCGTAGCGAGGCGCCGCTGGTGGGTACCGGCATGGAGCTGCGTGCGGCCATCGACGCCGGCGACGTCATCGTCACCGAGAAGGCCGGTGTGGTCGAGGAGGTTTCCGCCGACTACATCACCGTGATGGCCGACGACGGCACCCGGCACACCTACCGGATGCGCAAGTTCGCCCGCTCCAACCACGGCACGTGCGCCAACCAGCGTCCGATCGTGGACGCCGGGCAGCGCGTCGAGTCGGGCCAGGTACTCGCCGACGGTCCGTGCACCGAGAACGGTGAGATGGCGCTGGGCAAGAATCTGCTCGTCGCCGTCATGCCGTGGGAGGGCCACAACTACGAGGACGCGATCATCCTCTCCAACCGCCTGGTTGAGGAGGACGTGCTCACCTCGATACACATCGAAGAGCACGAGATCGATGCCCGCGACACCAAGCTGGGCGCCGAGGAGATCACCCGGGACATCCCGAACGTCTCCGATGAGGTGCTGGCCGATCTCGACGAGCGCGGCATCATCCGCATCGGCGCCGAGGTCCGCGACGGCGACATCCTGGTCGGCAAGGTCACCCCGAAGGGTGAGACCGAGCTGACCCCGGAGGAGCGGCTGCTCCGCGCGATCTTCGGTGAGAAAGCGCGCGAGGTCCGCGACACGTCGCTGAAGGTGCCGCACGGTGAGTCCGGCAAGGTCATCGGCATCCGGGTGTTCTCCCGCGAGGACGACGACGAGCTTCCCGCCGGCGTCAACGAGCTGGTCCGCGTCTACGTGGCCCAGAAGCGCAAGATCTCCGACGGCGACAAGCTCGCCGGACGCCACGGCAACAAGGGCGTCATCGGCAAGATCCTGCCCGTCGAGGACATGCCGTTCCTTCCGGACGGCACCCCGGTGGACATCATCCTGAACACCCACGGTGTGCCGCGTCGGATGAACATCGGCCAGATCCTGGAGACCCACCTCGGGTGGGTGGCCAAGGCCGGCTGGAACATCGATGTCGTCGGCGGGACGCCCGAATGGGCTGCCAACCTGCCGCAGGACATGCTCTCGTCGGAGCCGAACAGCATCGTCTCGACGCCGGTGTTCGACGGTGCTCGCGAAGAGGAGCTGCAGGGTCTGCTGAGCTCGACGCTGCCCAACCGTGACGGCGAGGTTCTCGTCAACGGTGACGGCAAGGCTGTGCTCTACGACGGCCGCAGCGGCGAACCGTTCCCGTACCCGGTGACGGTCGGCTACATGTACATCCTCAAGCTGCACCACCTGGTGGACGACAAGATCCACGCCCGCTCGACCGGCCCGTACTCGATGATCACCCAGCAGCCGCTCGGTGGTAAGGCGCAGTTCGGTGGTCAGCGGTTCGGTGAGATGGAGTGCTGGGCCATGCAGGCCTACGGCGCGGCGTACACGCTGCAGGAGCTCTTGACCATCAAGTCCGACGACACCGTCGGCCGGGTCAAGGTCTACGAGGCGATCGTCAAGGGCGAGAACATCCCCGAGCCGGGCATTCCGGAGTCGTTCAAGGTGCTGCTCAAGGAGCTGCAGTCGCTGTGCTTGAACGTTGAGGTGCTGTCTTCGGACGGCGCGGCAATCGAGATGCGTGACGGTGACGATGAGGACTTGGAGCGGGCTGCCGCGAACCTCGGAATCAACCTGTCCCGCAACGAATCTGCCTCTGTCGAAGACCTTGCCTGATTGCGGCTTCGCCGCGGGCGTTAAGTTATCTAGTCCCGAAAGGGGAAAGGGAGTTACGTGCTAGACGTCAACTTCTTCGATGAACTCCGGATCGGTCTTGCGACCGCGGACGACATCCGTACCTGGTCCTTCGGTGAGGTCAAGAAGCCGGAGACCATCAACTACCGCACGCTCAAGCCAGAGAAGGACGGGCTGTTCTGCGAGAAGATCTTCGGACCGACTCGCGACTGGGAGTGCTACTGCGGTAAGTACAAGCGCGTTCGCTTCAAGGGCATCATCTGCGAGCGCTGCGGCGTCGAGGTCACTCGCGCCAAGGTGCGCCGCGAGCGGATGGGCCACATCGAGCTGGCCGCTCCGGTCACGCACATCTGGTACTTCAAGGGCGTTCCGTCGCGCTTGGGCTATCTGCTGGACCTGGCGCCGAAGGATCTCGAGAAGATCATCTACTTCGCCGCCTACGTGATCACCGCGGTCGACGACGAGATGCGCCACAACGAGCTCTCCACTCTCGAAGCCGAGATGGAGGTCGAGAAAAAGGCTGTCGCCGATCAGCGTGACTCCGACCTGGAGGCTCGCGCCCAGAAGCTCGAGGCCGACCTGGCCGAGCTCGAGGCCGAGGGTGCCAAGTCCGACGTGCGCCGCAAGGTGCGCGACGGTGGCGAGCGCGAGATGCGTCAGCTGCGTGACCGGGCCCAGCGTGAGCTGGACCGGCTCGACGAGATCTGGACGACCTTCACCAAGCTGGCCGTCAAGCAGCTCATCGTCGACGAGAACCTGTACCGCGAACTGGTCGATCGCTACGGCGAGTACTTCCAGGGCTCGATGGGTGCGGAGTCGATCCAGAAGCTCATCGAGACCTTCGACATCGACGCCGAGGCCGAGAGCCTGCGCGACACCATCCGTAACGGCAAGGGGCAGAAGAAGCTTCGCGCCCTCAAGCGCCTCAAGGTGGTCGCCGCGTTCCAGCAGTCGGGCAACTCGCCGATGGGCATGGTCCTCGACGCGGTCCCGGTGATCCCGCCGGAGCTGCGCCCGATGGTCCAGCTGGACGGTGGCCGCTTCGCGACCTCCGACCTCAACGACCTGTACCGCCGCGTGATCAACCGCAACAACCGGTTGAAGCGACTGATCGACCTCGGCGCTCCCGAGATCATCGTCAACAACGAGAAGCGGATGCTGCAGGAGTCGGTCGATGCGCTGTTCGACAACGGCCGTCGTGGCCGGCCCGTCACCGGGCCGGGCAACCGTCCGCTCAAGTCGCTGTCCGATCTGCTCAAGGGCAAGCAGGGCCGGTTCCGTCAGAACCTGCTCGGCAAGCGCGTCGACTACTCGGGCCGTTCGGTCATCGTGGTCGGCCCGCAGCTCAAACTGCACCAGTGCGGTCTGCCCAAGCTGATGGCTCTCGAACTGTTCAAGCCGTTCGTGATGAAGCGTCTGGTCGATCTCAACCACGCGCAGAACATCAAGAGCGCCAAGCGGATGGTCGAGCGTCAGCGTCCCCAGGTGTGGGATGTCCTCGAAGAGGTCATCGCCGAGCACCCGGTGCTGCTGAACCGTGCACCCACGCTGCACCGCCTCGGTATCCAAGCCTTCGAGCCGCAGCTGGTGGAGGGTAAGGCCATTCAGCTGCACCCGCTGGTCTGTGAGGCGTTCAACGCCGACTTCGACGGCGACCAGATGGCGGTTCACCTGCCGCTGAGCGCCGAGGCGCAGGCCGAGGCCCGCATCCTGATGCTGTCGAGCAACAACATCCTGTCGCCGGCGTCGGGCAAGCCGCTGGCCATGCCGCGTCTGGACATGGTCACCGGTCTGTACTTCCTGACCACGCTGGTTGCCGGCGAGAAGGGTGAGTACACCGCTGCAGCCAAGGATGCACCGGAGACGGGTGTGTACAGCTCGCCGGCCGAGGCGATCATGGCGATGGACCGTGGTGCACTGTCGGTTCGCGCTCAGATCAAGGTGCGCCTGACGCAGCTGCGTCCGCCGCATGAGGTCGAGAACGAGCTGTTCGGCGAGAACGGTTGGCGCCCGGGCAATGCCTGGACCGCCGAGACCACGCTGGGCCGGGTGCTCTTCAATGAGCTTCTGCCGCAGGGGTATCCGTTCGTCAACGAGCAGATGCACAAGAAGGTCCAGGCCCGGATCATCAACGATCTGGCCGAGCGCTACCCGATGATCGTCGTCGCGCAGACCGTCGACAAGCTCAAGGATGCCGGTTTCCACTGGGCCACCCGTTCGGGTGTGACGGTGTCGATGGCGGACGTCATCGTGCCGCCGGAGAAGCAGGAGATCCTCGAGCGTTACGAGGCCGAGGCCGACGGGATCGAGAAGAAGTACCAGCGCGGCGCGCTCAACAAGCAGGAGCGAAACGACGCTCTTGTCGAGCTGTGGAAGGAAGCCACCGAAGAGGTCGGTAACGCGTTGCGGGCGCACTACCCCAACGACAACCCGATCATCACGATCGTGGATTCCGGTGCGACGGGTAACTTCACCCAGACTCGGACGCTGGCCGGCATGAAGGGTCTGGTGACCAACCCGAAGGGTGAGTTCATCCCGCGGCCGATCAAGTCCTCGTTCCGCGAGGGCCTGACGGTGCTGGAGTACTTCATCAACACCCACGGCGCTCGAAAGGGTCTGGCGGACACCGCACTTCGTACCGCCGACTCGGGTTACCTGACCCGTCGTCTGGTGGACGTCAGCCAGGACGTGATCGTGCGCGAGCACGACTGCGGCACCGAACGCGGCATCCTGGTCGACCTGGCCGAGCTCCAGGCCGACGGCAGCCTCATCCGGGATCCGCACGTCGAGACCTCGGCGTACGCCCGCACGCTGGCCGCGGACGCGGTCGACGCCAAGGGCAACGTCGTCGTCAACGCCGGACACGATCTCGGTGACCCGGCGATCGACGCCCTGTTGGAGGCCGGCATCACCTCGGTCAAGGTCCGCTCGGTGCTCACCTGCACCAGCGCCTCGGGTGTGTGCGCGATGTGCTACGGCCGTTCGATGGCCACCGGCAAGCTGGTGGACATCGGCGAGGCTGTCGGCATCGTGGCCGCGCAGTCCATCGGTGAGCCCGGCACGCAGCTGACCATGCGCACCTTCCACCAGGGTGGTGTCACCGGTGGCGCCGACATCGTCGGTGGTCTGCCCCGCGTGCAGGAGCTGTTCGAGGCGCGTATTCCGCGGAACCGCGCACCGATCGCCGATGTGGCCGGGCGGGTCCAGTTGGAGGAGACCGACAAGTTCTACAAGATCACCATCGTTCCCGACGACGGGAGCGAGGAGGTCGTGTACGACAAGCTCTCGAAGCGTCAGCGGTTGAAGGTGTTCAAGCACGACGACGGTTCCGAGCGACTGCTGGTCAACGGTGACCACGTCGAGGTGGGCCAGCAGCTCCTCGAGGGCTCGGCCGACCCGCACGAGGTGCTGCGTATCGAGGGTCCGCGCAAGGTGCAGATCCACCTGGTC
Coding sequences within:
- a CDS encoding DNA-directed RNA polymerase subunit beta', which codes for MLDVNFFDELRIGLATADDIRTWSFGEVKKPETINYRTLKPEKDGLFCEKIFGPTRDWECYCGKYKRVRFKGIICERCGVEVTRAKVRRERMGHIELAAPVTHIWYFKGVPSRLGYLLDLAPKDLEKIIYFAAYVITAVDDEMRHNELSTLEAEMEVEKKAVADQRDSDLEARAQKLEADLAELEAEGAKSDVRRKVRDGGEREMRQLRDRAQRELDRLDEIWTTFTKLAVKQLIVDENLYRELVDRYGEYFQGSMGAESIQKLIETFDIDAEAESLRDTIRNGKGQKKLRALKRLKVVAAFQQSGNSPMGMVLDAVPVIPPELRPMVQLDGGRFATSDLNDLYRRVINRNNRLKRLIDLGAPEIIVNNEKRMLQESVDALFDNGRRGRPVTGPGNRPLKSLSDLLKGKQGRFRQNLLGKRVDYSGRSVIVVGPQLKLHQCGLPKLMALELFKPFVMKRLVDLNHAQNIKSAKRMVERQRPQVWDVLEEVIAEHPVLLNRAPTLHRLGIQAFEPQLVEGKAIQLHPLVCEAFNADFDGDQMAVHLPLSAEAQAEARILMLSSNNILSPASGKPLAMPRLDMVTGLYFLTTLVAGEKGEYTAAAKDAPETGVYSSPAEAIMAMDRGALSVRAQIKVRLTQLRPPHEVENELFGENGWRPGNAWTAETTLGRVLFNELLPQGYPFVNEQMHKKVQARIINDLAERYPMIVVAQTVDKLKDAGFHWATRSGVTVSMADVIVPPEKQEILERYEAEADGIEKKYQRGALNKQERNDALVELWKEATEEVGNALRAHYPNDNPIITIVDSGATGNFTQTRTLAGMKGLVTNPKGEFIPRPIKSSFREGLTVLEYFINTHGARKGLADTALRTADSGYLTRRLVDVSQDVIVREHDCGTERGILVDLAELQADGSLIRDPHVETSAYARTLAADAVDAKGNVVVNAGHDLGDPAIDALLEAGITSVKVRSVLTCTSASGVCAMCYGRSMATGKLVDIGEAVGIVAAQSIGEPGTQLTMRTFHQGGVTGGADIVGGLPRVQELFEARIPRNRAPIADVAGRVQLEETDKFYKITIVPDDGSEEVVYDKLSKRQRLKVFKHDDGSERLLVNGDHVEVGQQLLEGSADPHEVLRIEGPRKVQIHLVKEVQEVYRAQGVSIHDKHIEVIVRQMLRRVTIIDSGATEFLPGSLTERGEFESENRRVVAEGAEPAAGRPVLMGITKASLATDSWLSAASFQETTRVLTDAAINCRSDKLQGLKENVIIGKLIPAGTGINRYRNIQVQPTEEARAAAYTIPSYEDQYYSPDFGQATGAAVPLDDYGYSDYR
- a CDS encoding DNA-directed RNA polymerase subunit beta; protein product: MLEGCILAVSSQSKTTTTSNSVPGAPKRISFAKLREPLEVPGLLDVQTESFEWLIGSPRWRAIAEARGDVNPVGGLEEVLTELSPIEDFSGSMSLSFSDPRFDEVKAPVDECKDKDMTYAAPLFVTAEFINNNTGEIKSQTVFMGDFPMMTEKGTFIINGTERVVVSQLVRSPGVYFDDSIDKSTEKTLHSVKVIPGRGAWLEFDVDKRDTVGVRIDRKRRQPVTVLLKALGWTNEQIRERFGFSEIMMSTLEKDNTAGTDEALLDIYRKLRPGEPPTKESAQTLLENLFFKDKRYDLARVGRYKVNKKLGLNAGQPITSSTLTEEDIVATIEYLVRLHEGQTVMTAPGGVEVPVEVDDIDHFGNRRLRTVGELIQNQIRVGLSRMERVVRERMTTQDVEAITPQTLINIRPVVAAIKEFFGTSQLSQFMDQNNPLSGLTHKRRLSALGPGGLSRERAGLEVRDVHSSHYGRMCPIETPEGPNIGLIGSLSVYARVNPFGFIETPYRKVEGGKVTDEIHYLTADEEDRHVVAQANSPTDADGRFTESKVLVRRKGGEVEYVDATEVDFMDVSPRQMVSVATAMIPFLEHDDANRALMGANMQRQAVPLVRSEAPLVGTGMELRAAIDAGDVIVTEKAGVVEEVSADYITVMADDGTRHTYRMRKFARSNHGTCANQRPIVDAGQRVESGQVLADGPCTENGEMALGKNLLVAVMPWEGHNYEDAIILSNRLVEEDVLTSIHIEEHEIDARDTKLGAEEITRDIPNVSDEVLADLDERGIIRIGAEVRDGDILVGKVTPKGETELTPEERLLRAIFGEKAREVRDTSLKVPHGESGKVIGIRVFSREDDDELPAGVNELVRVYVAQKRKISDGDKLAGRHGNKGVIGKILPVEDMPFLPDGTPVDIILNTHGVPRRMNIGQILETHLGWVAKAGWNIDVVGGTPEWAANLPQDMLSSEPNSIVSTPVFDGAREEELQGLLSSTLPNRDGEVLVNGDGKAVLYDGRSGEPFPYPVTVGYMYILKLHHLVDDKIHARSTGPYSMITQQPLGGKAQFGGQRFGEMECWAMQAYGAAYTLQELLTIKSDDTVGRVKVYEAIVKGENIPEPGIPESFKVLLKELQSLCLNVEVLSSDGAAIEMRDGDDEDLERAAANLGINLSRNESASVEDLA